AGGTCTGGGATTCCTACAGCGAGCGATTCACTGCCAGCCCCTACGAGAAGTCCCTCTACTGCCGCCACATGCGCCTGCGCGAGATAGCGCGGGAATGGCAGGGCGCCACCACCTGCGTCGTGGACCACGGGGCCAACCCGGGGCTGATCTCCCACTTCGCCCGGCAGGGGCTGATCGACATCGCCCGCAGGATGATCGCCGACGGGATCGCCCGCGATCCCGCATTGCTCGAGGCCTTCATCGAGCAGCGGCGGTTTGCCGAGCTGGCGATGGAGGTCGGGATCAAGGTGATCCACTGCTCCGAACGGGACACCCAGATCTCTCACAGGCCCAAACGGGTGGACGAGTTCGTCGGCACCTGGAGCATCGAGGGGTTGCGCGAGGAGGGCACGGCGCCTGCAGAGTTGGGGTGGGGGACGCACGAGAAGGAGCTCCCGCCCCTGGCGCACGTGCCGCCCGTCGGGCCGAAGAACCAGATCATGCTCGCCCAGATGGGCATGAACACCTGGGTGCGTTCATGGGTTCCGGACTGCGAGATCGTGGGCATGCTCATCCGCCACGGCGAGGCTTTCGGCATCTCCGACCGCTGGACGGTCTGGAACAATGGCACGGCGCTCTACCGCCCGACGGTGTACTACGCCTACATGCCCTCCGATGCCACGATCGTCTCGCTGCACGAGCTGCGCTGCCGCAATTATGAACTGCAGGGCAGCGGGCGGATCATGGACGACACCGAGATCGTCTCCGGCGCCGACATCCTGGGCGCCCTGCTGATGGGGCACCCCTACGGCTCCTGGTGGACGGGAAGCATCCTCACGATCGAGGAGGCGAGGAGGCTCCTCCCCGCGCAGAACGCGACCACGATCCAGACGGCGATCGGTGTGGTCGCTGCGGTGATGTGGATGATCGAGAATCCCCGCTGCGGATTCTGCCTGCCGGACGATCTGCCGCACGAATACGTGCTGAACATCGCCCGCCCCTACCTGGGGGAGTTCAGGAGCGGCCCGTCGGACTGGACGCCGCTGAAGAATCGGGCCGTTTATTTCAGAGAGAATCCTGCAAACAACCCGGATTGCAGAGATATCTGGCAATTCAAAAACTTCATATTCGTGCAGTAAACCACGTTAGAAGGGATCCCCCATGGCTGCAGCCATAAAATCACCCCACAAAGGCGGGCATACCAACGGCGTGCCGCATATCAGCGACGAGCAGAAGGAGCTTCTGCACGATCTGGCCAGAGAATACGGCACGCCGATCTTCGTCATCGACCACGAGAAGATCCGCGAGAACTACCGCGAGTTCAGAGAGCACCTGCCCAATGTCCAGGCCTACTACGCGGTGAAGGCCAACTCCAATCCCGGCATCGTCAAGACCCTCTTTGACATGGGCTGCAGTTTCGATGTGGCGTCCATGCCCGAGTTCATGATAGTCTACGATAACATCAAGAACATGCCCGCCCGGGAGCGCCAGGAGTGGATCTGGAACAGGATCATCTACGCCAATACCATCAAGCCGATCGAGACCCTGAAGGTGCTGGACCAGTACAGGCCGCTCGTCACCTTCGACAACTGCGAAGAGCTCAGAAAAATCCAGCGCTATGCCCCCCATGCCGGGCTGGTGCTGCGGATCCGCGTCCCGAACACCGGCTCCATGGTGGAGCTCTCCTCCAAGTTCGGCGCCCATCCCGGGGAGGCGGTCGACCTGATCCTGGAGGCCTTCAATAGCGGTCTTGTCGTTGAAGGATTGAGCTTCCACGTCGGCAGCCAGTGTATCAATTTCGAGAACTACATCCAGGCCCTGCAGATCTCAAAGGGCATCCTGAAAGAAGCGGAGACCCGTGCTGGTCAGCGGATCAGGATCCTGGATATCGGCGGGGGGTTCCCGGTGAAGTACAACCCGTCGGTGAAGTCGTTCCGCACGCTGGCGCGGAAACTGAATGCCGAGATGAAGCGCCTCTTCGCCCCCGATATGGAGTTCCTGGCAGAGCCCGGTCGGTTCATGGTGGCGAATGCATGCACACTCGTCGCCAAGGTGATCGGCAAGGCGGTCCGCGACGGGAAGCCCTGCTACTACATAAACGACGGGGTCTACCACACCTACTCGGGGCAGATCTTCGACCACTGCCTCTATCCCGTCCGGGCCTTCAAGGATGGCGAAACCAGAATATCCGCCGTCTTCGGACCGACCTGCGACGCCTTCGACACGATCACGCAGAGCGCCGAGCTCCCCGACCTGGAGATCAACGACCTGGTCTTTTCGGAGAACATCGGAGCCTACTCCCACGCCTCCTCGACCTGCTTCAACGGCTTCCCGCCGGCCAAAGTGGTGCACATCAACCAGTAGTTACTACCCGATCGCTGAGACCCGCGCGCCGAAGAGCAGGGCGGTTCGAACCATCCTCTCTCCGCCCTGCCCCTATCGCCGCGGTCGAGCGGTGGTCCTGACGCCGGGGAAGGCAGGACGGATCTTCTCCAGAACCCAAGATTCTTTTAATCCTGCATCGGATACT
This Methanomicrobiales archaeon DNA region includes the following protein-coding sequences:
- a CDS encoding saccharopine dehydrogenase C-terminal domain-containing protein; protein product: MEFKCPVLIIGYGAVARCVLPLLLKHIAVPFENITILDTLDKSQELGPWTKRGIRFFQREITPQNLDTVLSEYLAPGGLLIDLAWNIDCGDILRWCHDHEVLYVNASVEVWDSYSERFTASPYEKSLYCRHMRLREIAREWQGATTCVVDHGANPGLISHFARQGLIDIARRMIADGIARDPALLEAFIEQRRFAELAMEVGIKVIHCSERDTQISHRPKRVDEFVGTWSIEGLREEGTAPAELGWGTHEKELPPLAHVPPVGPKNQIMLAQMGMNTWVRSWVPDCEIVGMLIRHGEAFGISDRWTVWNNGTALYRPTVYYAYMPSDATIVSLHELRCRNYELQGSGRIMDDTEIVSGADILGALLMGHPYGSWWTGSILTIEEARRLLPAQNATTIQTAIGVVAAVMWMIENPRCGFCLPDDLPHEYVLNIARPYLGEFRSGPSDWTPLKNRAVYFRENPANNPDCRDIWQFKNFIFVQ
- a CDS encoding type III PLP-dependent enzyme; translation: MAAAIKSPHKGGHTNGVPHISDEQKELLHDLAREYGTPIFVIDHEKIRENYREFREHLPNVQAYYAVKANSNPGIVKTLFDMGCSFDVASMPEFMIVYDNIKNMPARERQEWIWNRIIYANTIKPIETLKVLDQYRPLVTFDNCEELRKIQRYAPHAGLVLRIRVPNTGSMVELSSKFGAHPGEAVDLILEAFNSGLVVEGLSFHVGSQCINFENYIQALQISKGILKEAETRAGQRIRILDIGGGFPVKYNPSVKSFRTLARKLNAEMKRLFAPDMEFLAEPGRFMVANACTLVAKVIGKAVRDGKPCYYINDGVYHTYSGQIFDHCLYPVRAFKDGETRISAVFGPTCDAFDTITQSAELPDLEINDLVFSENIGAYSHASSTCFNGFPPAKVVHINQ